A region from the Vicia villosa cultivar HV-30 ecotype Madison, WI linkage group LG3, Vvil1.0, whole genome shotgun sequence genome encodes:
- the LOC131661967 gene encoding non-classical arabinogalactan protein 30: MARRNFSSIVSFFLLLVAFTYTQASENVPYTREKKIDVVVETTVYCQTCEHSGTWSLIGAKPIPSAKVSITCKSHKGHVSFYKVFETDKNGYLYAPLEGFKMQHILDHPLHSCFVKPLWSPLESCVLLSNVNYGLNGSPLRYESKRLHGSKYEAVIYAAGPLAFHPPDCSKTHY; this comes from the coding sequence ATGGCTAGAAGAAACTTCAGCAGCATTGTTTCCTTCTTTCTTCTCCTTGTAGCCTTCACTTACACACAAGCTAGTGAAAATGTTCCATACACAAGAGAGAAGAAAATAGATGTGGTTGTGGAAACCACAGTCTACTGTCAAACCTGTGAGCATTCAGGAACTTGGTCTCTAATTGGAGCCAAGCCAATTCCTTCTGCCAAAGTAAGCATCACCTGCAAATCACACAAAGGTCATGTTAGCTTCTACAAAGTGTTTGAAACCGACAAAAACGGTTACCTCTATGCACCACTAGAGGGGTTCAAGATGCAGCATATATTAGATCATCCACTTCACTCTTGCTTTGTGAAGCCTCTTTGGTCTCCTCTTGAGAGTTGCGTTCTTTTGTCGAATGTTAATTATGGTTTGAATGGATCGCCGCTTCGTTATGAGAGCAAGAGGTTGCATGGAAGCAAGTATGAGGCTGTTATTTATGCTGCTGGTCCCTTGGCTTTCCATCCTCCAGATTGCTCAAAGACTCACTACTAA
- the LOC131661966 gene encoding uncharacterized protein LOC131661966 yields the protein MANVDELLSSLSSDITTYTGKDPLLPWLRGIKKLKDTLPSKTLKEKLPEFLQKCARTFELDKRYKNDLRYIRVWLHLMDFVDDPSALLRTMGVNHIGIKRCQFYQAYALYYEKNKMYDEAEKMYRLGAKNLAEPVDEMQKSYEQFLQRMKRKKKIQEMRGSDRHVKSKNDENKRFRGEHTVVVNKFVDTAMDGKSEAENACHNGLVDPTINMKEAMNAINSMFNEPLDVPLARKSHKNISKENRSTENNFEVFVDENLDNGIKPSGSSSHQQRTEAGKPHQESFQIYIDDEGRSEDSTSLASKVNGSVFPKPKDVPSEKSSDMNAQRSQNSKFREDTVVRRFVGSAILDEPKVENVCHNGLVDPTVNMKEAMNDINNMFGEPIDFVRRKRSAKQEKAPVNNRGKELCGFSILADDDDDLEPKQRPPLPKLPRKSKESDLFEPTLHTKEAMDDINKMFNMPLNF from the exons ATGGCGAATGTCGATGAACTCTTATCTTCCTTATCCTCAGATATAACCACCTACACCGGCAAGGACCCTCTTCTTCCTTGGCTTCG AGGGATCAAAAAGTTGAAGGATACTCTTCCCTCAAAAACCCTCAAGGAAAAACTCCCAGAATTCTTGCAGAAATGCGCCCGAACATTCGAGCTCGATAAACGTTACAAAAACGACTTACGTTATATTCGCGTTTGGCTCCATTTG ATGGATTTTGTTGATGACCCGAGTGCGTTATTGAGAACCATGGGTGTTAATCATATTGGAATAAAACGTTGTCAGTTCTATCAAGCATATGCTCTTTATTATGAGAAGAATAAGATGTATGATGAAGCAGAAAAAATGTACCGTTTGGGAGCTAAGAA CCTTGCAGAGCCAGTGGATGAAATGCAGAAATCTTATGAACAATTTCTTCAACGCATGAAGCGTAAGAAGAAAATTCAG GAAATGAGAGGTTCTGATAGACATGTAAAGTCTAAAAATGATGAGAACAAGAGATTTCGTGGTGAACATACAGTTGTAGTCAACAAGTTTGTTGACACTGCCATGGATGGAAAGTCCGAGGCAGAAAATGCATGCCATAATGGGCTAGTTGATCCTACAATAAATATGAAGGAGGCAATGAATGCCATTAACAGCATGTTCAATGAGCCACTGGATGTTCCTTTGGCAAGGAAATCACATAAAAACATATCGAAAGAAAACCGCAGTACAGAGAACAACTTTGAAGTTTTTGTTGACGAAAACTTGGACAATGGAATCAAACCAAGTGGTTCCTCATCGCATCAGCAAAGGACCGAAGCTGGCAAGCCTCACCAAGAATCATTCCAGATATATATTGATGATGAAGGACGTTCTGAAGATTCTACTTCATTGGCTTCAAAAGTAAATGGCTCTGTTTTCCCCAAACCTAAGGACGTTCCTTCTGAAAAATCTAGCGATATGAATGCACAAAGATCTCAGAATTCAAAGTTTAGAGAGGATACAGTTGTTCGCAGATTTGTTGGTTCTGCCATTTTAGATGAACCAAAGGTGGAAAATGTTTGTCACAACGGTTTAGTAGATCCCACAGTTAACATGAAGGAAGCAATGAATGACATAAACAACATGTTTGGGGAGCCAATAGATTTTGTCAGGAGAAAAAGATCAGCGAAGCAGGAGAAGGCACCGGTGAACAACCGCGGGAAGGAACTCTGCGGGTTTTCAATCCtagctgatgatgatgatgaccttGAGCCGAAACAACGTCCTCCCCTACCAAAATTGCCGCGGAAGTCAAAAGAATCTGATTTGTTTGAGCCAACTCTCCATACAAAGGAAGCCATGGATGACATTAACAAGATGTTTAATATGCCTCTGAATTTTTAA